One window of the Bradysia coprophila strain Holo2 chromosome X unlocalized genomic scaffold, BU_Bcop_v1 contig_26, whole genome shotgun sequence genome contains the following:
- the LOC119069191 gene encoding dnaJ homolog dnj-5 has product MSDSGGNHERKNGLWDEGFGNVNPRQPTMLPTNGSLYSGHEQFNMVHPDGDTYTVLPIGNGNFIKVYHKNDESMNFSNYELFSSNNFGPQNMIKNIQPQQENYFHQSESNAVADDSSTSMFINQLVGQNWVPNNSGTYSQFGEPQPQQQQQQQHPQQHMIPRDHFMGYGSAPINSTDNYSFASTQSNYNAPPCMSAVNSPPSINANNSTSGTNGSFQHESILKKTEVKKPRMVAEVKPMRMTYSDVLSKNVSLGKTDNPTSTVAPNDGPNVQPKLKSGKNVEKNKNNSHFVVEKKSGSNSDDKESAAVKTKLNSGSMQRNDDQNGSIPAKEHKAFVEEEFNKEHKSHESDASKTAKKRSNGSVANNGNGNGNANAKATNKPKNVNGSSNDLKKRVQNSVDFEQVKVDETKNAKNSGYFYNVTKNESQSDKVNKQYQNSTRKATTRTTTIASSQPSRSSNKTEKSSTSYQKRNHRSRQNNTYAMLVKLFEKWLEYMVKFALWLFTLVYDVVVLSFGIIFERCHTFVDFALQWYQIIRTELKNNSGLPNAYCKKLWLKFDKKFAKDSKWAFWRRIFNRKKIREPVPEYVRSGRLPSTGDEAMYSLMNCKGKDAYSILGVSSDSSQEQIRKHYKKIAVLVHPDKNKQAGAEEAFKILQRSFELIGEPENRRIYDQSLAEALNAEKAWSELNDLLTQLQSKIAEAANTIRCSSCGLRHPRRPTGRPHFAARECNSCKIRHTAREGDIWAETTMFGFCWKYLALMEGKVYDITEWANCQKGALSHLQPNSHIVQYRIVLGSQQHQQQQQNREATAAQQQQDKHSSEPSLDEFLDNLYSGQNPQTHSGSRRRTRKN; this is encoded by the exons ATGTCGGACTCGGGCGGTAATCATGAGCGAAAGAATGGACTGTGGGACGAGGGATTCGGTAACGTGAATCCAAGGCAACCAACCATGCTACCCACTAACGGAAGCTTGTATTCTGGCCATGAACAATTTAACATGGTTCATCCAGATGGTGATACGTACACCGTTTTGCCGATTGGTAATGgcaatttcatcaaagtgtATCACAAAAACGATGAGTCCATGAACTTCAGCAACTATGAACTGTTTTCCAGCAATAATTTTGGACCGCAAAAtatgataaaaaatattcaaccGCAACAGGAAAACTATTTCCATCAAAGTGAATCGAATGCTGTGGCCGACGACAGTAGTACGAGTATGTTTATCAACCAGTTGGTCGGGCAAAATTGGGTGCCGAATAACTCCGGAACCTATTCACAATTCGGTGAACCGCAAccgcaacaacaacaacaacagcagcatcCACAACAGCATATGATACCCCGTGATCATTTTATGGGTTACGGTAGTGCACCGATCAATTCAACCGATAATTATAGCTTTGCTTCGACTCAGTCCAACTACAACGCTCCACCGTGTATGAGTGCGGTCAATAGTCCTCCATCAATTAACGCAAACAACAGTACGTCCGGTACAAATGGAAGCTTCCAGCATGAGAGCATTTTGAAAAAGACAGAGGTGAAGAAACCGCGAATGGTCGCTGAAGTGAAACCAATGCGAATGACCTATTCGGACGTTTTgagcaaaaatgtttcattggGCAAAACGGATAATCCAACCAGCACCGTTGCTCCGAATGACGGGCCAAATGTTCAGCCCAAATTGAAATCTGGCAAGAACGTCGAGAAGAACAAAAACAACTcgcattttgttgttgaaaagaAAAGTGGAAGCAATAGCGACGACAAGGAGTCAGCTGCGGTCAAAACGAAACTGAACAGCGGATCAATGCAACGAAACGACGATCAGAACGGTTCCATCCCGGCCAAAGAGCATAAAGCTTTCGTCGAGGAAGAATTTAACAAAGAGCACAAATCTCACGAAAGTGATGCCTCGAAGACTGCCAAGAAACGATCCAATGGTAGTGTTGCGAATAATGGAAACGGAAACGGAAATGCCAACGCAAAGGCTACCAATAAACCGAAAAATGTGAATGGCTCCAGCAATGATCTCAAGAAACGTGTTCAGAACAGTGTTGACTTCGAGCAAGTCAAAGTGGACGAAACGAAAAACGCGAAAAATTCCGGATACTTTTACaacgtaacgaaaaatgagtcTCAATCGGACAAAGTGAATAAACAATATCAAAATTCAACTCGAAAAGCCACCACTCGAACCACGACAATCGCATCGTCTCAACCGTCTCGGTCTAGCAATAAGACCGAAAAATCCAGCACATCATATCAGAAGCGTAATCATCGATCGCGTCAAAACAACACATACGCAATGTTGgtaaaattattcgaaaaatggCTCGAGTACATGGTGAAATTCGCGCTATGGCTCTTCACATTGGTGTACGACGTGGTGGTCTTATCGTTTGGGATAATATTTGAACGGTGCCACACATTTGTCGACTTTGCATTACAATGGTATCAGATCATTCGAACCGAGTTGAAGAACAATTCCGGACTGCCAAACGCTTATTGTAAGAAACTGTGGCTGaagtttgacaaaaaatttgctaaagaCTCGAAGTGGGCATTTTGGCGACGGATATTCAATCGGAAAAAAATACGAGAACCAGTACCTGAATATGTGAGAAGTGGTCGATTGCCATCCACTGGAGACGAAGCCATGTACTCGCTGATGAATTGCAAAGGGAAGGATGCTTACAG caTTCTTGGGGTGTCGTCGGATAGCTCACAGGAACAAATTCGGAagcattacaaaaaaattgcggTTCTTGTTCATCcagacaaaaataagcaagcAGGTGCTGAAGaagctttcaaaattttacagagATCCTTTGAACTAATTGGAGAGCCG GAAAATCGTCGCATCTATGATCAAAGTTTAGCGGAAGCGCTCAATGCCGAAAAAGCTTGGTCGGAACTGAATGACTTATTAACACAACTCCAATCGAAAATAGCTGAAGCGGCTAATACAATCAG ATGCAGCAGTTGTG GCCTACGTCATCCCCGGCGACCTACTGGACGACCTCATTTTGCTGCTAGGGAATGTAACTCGTGTAAAATTCGTCACACTGCCAGAGAA GGCGACATTTGGGCTGAAACGACAATGTTCGGTTTCTGTTGGAAATACTTAGCTCTGATGGAAGGCAAGGTTTACGATATAACCGAATGGGCAAATTGTCAAAAAGGCGCACTGTCTCATCTGCAACCTAATTCTCATATTGTCCAGTATCGGATCGTTCTCGGTTCCCAGCAGCACcagcaacagcaacaaaatCGAGAGGCAACGGCTGCACAACAGCAACAAGACAAACATTCAAG TGAACCTTCGTTGGACGAATTTCTGGATAATCTGTATAGCGGTCAAAATCCTCAAACTCACAGTGGATCGAGACGGCGTACAcgcaaaaactaa
- the LOC119069224 gene encoding transcription factor cwo, which produces MEPFWEPNGHAPHSVKYESDTAISGFGYCNENGLNFSTSAAYSEDDENFASGRRGKSSRQDPLSHRIIEKRRRDRMNSCLADLSRLIPPQYQRKGRGRIEKTEIIEMSIRYMKQLQNAEYMHKENVYKMGYDECLKQAANFLYNGHRDICYQLIDHLKEVIKGDCYKVRSNNIDSISASSGSPPIHGYHPIAPLNQLHDMLSTTDMEHSNSNDHNDIKDLSLRGQPQQAPVITSTAPLVHLDTTSNHDFDSSRASSVHLENTPHDGARTARMRKLSESSHHENEHNSNSYKFKNYIQQRFSQDLNHLDDHEVSVINECGNKSPSDAPCKKKMCLDFMESSSCDEKPSTNGITEFKNEVHCNAYPIFSKPCGLNSNLHSSTVPIFALHAQGRYYVPLNVDYESLLPYLSGSDLFDKQAGQMPPLHAININVNFAYARSKPISSQSRHKLDNISNGW; this is translated from the exons atggAACCGTTTTGGGAACCCAACGGACACGCTCCTCATTCAGTTAAATATGAGAG tgacactgcaatatccgGTTTCGGTTATTGCAACGAAAATGGACTCAATTTTTCGACATCGGCTGCTTACAGCGAGGACGATGAGAACTTCGCTTCGGGTCGACGTGGAAAATCTTCAAGG CAAGATCCATTATCTCACCGTATCATCGAGAAGAGGCGTCGAGATCGTATGAATTCATGTTTGGCCGATCTTTCGCGACTCATTCCGCCGCAGTACCAGCGAAAGGGTCGCGGTCGAATTGAAAAGAcggaaattattgaaatgtcGATAAGGTACATGAAACAGCTTCAAAATGCTGAGTACATGCACAAGGAGAACGTCTACAAAATGGGTTACGATGAGTGCTTGAAGCAAGCAGCGAATTTTCTGTATAACGGACACAGAGACATTTGTTACCAATTAATCGATCATCTTAAAGAGGTTATCAAAG GCGACTGTTACAAGGTTCGAAGTAATAACATTGATTCGATAAGTGCTTCCAGTGGTTCACCACCGATTCATGGTTATCATCCAATAGCTCCGCTAAATCAACTCCATGATATGCTGAGTACTACTGATATGGAGCACAGCAACAGTAACGATCATAATGACATAAAAGATCTCAGTTTACGGGGTCAGCCACAACAGGCACCAGTCATTACATCTACAGCTCCGCTGGTTCATTTGGACACAACTAGCAATCACGATTTTGATTCTTCCAGAGCGTCGTCGGTTCATTTGGAGAATACGCCACATGATGGTGCCCGCACTGCACGCATGAGAAAATTATCGGAATCATCGCATCACGAAAATGAGCACAACAGTAATAGCTATAAGTTTAAGAATTACATTCAGCAACGGTTTTCCCAAGACCTCAATCACTTGGACGATCATGAGGTGTCGGTCATTAATGAATGTGGTAACAAAAGTCCCAGCGACGCGCcatgcaaaaagaaaatgtgccTTGATTTCATGGAAAGCAGCAGCTGTGACGAAAAACCATCCACAAATGGCATTACCGAATTCAAAAACGAGGTGCATTGTAATGCATATCCGATATTTTCCAAACCGTGCGGCTTGAATAGCAACCTACATTCGTCCACCGTACCAATATTTGCATTACATGCACAAGGTCGATATTATGTACCATTGAATGTTGACTACGAGTCGCTATTGCCATATTTAAGCGGAAGTGATTTGTTCGACAAACAAGCCGGACAAATGCCGCCATTGCATGCCATTAATATAAACGTAAATTTTGCGTATGCCCGATCGAAGCCAATTTCTAGTCAGTCAAGACATAAACTTGATAACATTAGCAATGGATGGTAG